CCGCGGGCGCAGCGGTCACCTACGGCGTCGACGACGAGGCCTGGTTCGCCACCGGCGACGCGTGCGATCTCGACGAGATCCTCGACGACCTCGTCCCCGATCACGACTACGCGATCGTCGAAGGCTTTTCGGGCCGCCACCTCCCGGCGGTGGTCCTCGGCGACCGCGACCACGCCGGCCGCGAACTCGCGGCGGCCACGGACGCCGACGGGGTCGATCTCGATGCGGTGTGTGCGGCGATCGGGGATCTCGAACCCCGCGTCACGCTCGAGTCGCTGGTCGAGAAGGTCAAATCCGCCCCAAACGCGGACCGCTCGGGCGCGATCGCCACCTTCACCGGTCGCGTCCGGACGAGGGACGCCGACGACGACGCGCCGACCGAACACCTCGAGTTCGAGACCTACGAGGGCGTCGCCGAGGAGCGCCTCGCGGCCATCATCGCCGATCTCGAAGCCCGTGAGGGTGTCCAGCGCGTGCTCGCCCACCACCGCACGGGTGTCATCACGTCGGGCGAGGACATCGTGTTCGTGGTGGTGCTCGCGGGCCACCGCGAGGAGGCGTTCGCGGCCGTCTCGGACGGCATCGACCGGCTCAAGGACGAAGTCCCGATCTTCAAGAAGGAGATCACGGCCGACGAGCAGTTCTGGCTCCACGAGCGCGCGTGAGCCACCGCGGCGCATACCA
This Halococcus agarilyticus DNA region includes the following protein-coding sequences:
- a CDS encoding molybdopterin synthase, encoding MKALAVVGASETGKTTLIERLVDRLDERGSVATIKHLDHAPDIDTRGKDTARHRAAGAAVTYGVDDEAWFATGDACDLDEILDDLVPDHDYAIVEGFSGRHLPAVVLGDRDHAGRELAAATDADGVDLDAVCAAIGDLEPRVTLESLVEKVKSAPNADRSGAIATFTGRVRTRDADDDAPTEHLEFETYEGVAEERLAAIIADLEAREGVQRVLAHHRTGVITSGEDIVFVVVLAGHREEAFAAVSDGIDRLKDEVPIFKKEITADEQFWLHERA